A window from candidate division WOR-3 bacterium encodes these proteins:
- the hypE gene encoding hydrogenase expression/formation protein HypE — protein sequence MDKIELAHGSGGILMREFIENEIKKRFKNPFLEKLLDSAILTNKNKKIAFTTDSYVVSPIFFPGGNIGELAVNGTVNDLVAVGAFPEFITLSLIIEEGFPFEDLRKILDSVKISAEKAKVKIVTGDTKVVEKGKGDGIFINTSGIGFIPEDVEIGYEKIEEGDLLIVNGPIGLHGFSILVSRENIEIEGELKSDTAPLNELWEKLYENKIEVHFMRDPTRGGVQGVLNEIARESGFDIILFEEKIPVTDEVKGLSEILGIDPLLMANEGKMIFFVKRKDAEKAVEILRKCEKGKDSEIIGEVKEKKDKGILKLKTKLGVTRILDMPYSDPLPRIC from the coding sequence TGAACTTGCTCACGGTTCAGGCGGAATTTTGATGAGAGAATTCATAGAAAATGAAATAAAAAAAAGATTCAAAAATCCTTTTTTAGAAAAATTATTAGATTCGGCCATTTTAACAAATAAAAACAAAAAAATTGCCTTTACCACTGATTCCTATGTTGTGTCTCCTATTTTTTTCCCTGGTGGAAATATTGGAGAACTCGCTGTAAATGGAACTGTTAATGACCTTGTTGCAGTTGGTGCATTTCCTGAGTTTATAACCTTATCCCTTATAATAGAAGAAGGATTCCCTTTTGAAGATTTAAGAAAAATTCTTGATTCAGTAAAAATTTCGGCTGAAAAAGCAAAAGTTAAAATTGTTACAGGAGATACAAAGGTTGTTGAAAAAGGTAAAGGAGACGGAATTTTTATAAATACTTCAGGAATAGGATTTATTCCAGAGGATGTTGAAATTGGATACGAAAAAATTGAAGAGGGAGACCTTTTAATAGTAAATGGACCCATTGGACTTCATGGTTTTTCAATTCTTGTTTCACGGGAAAATATTGAAATTGAAGGTGAACTAAAAAGCGATACAGCACCTTTAAATGAATTATGGGAAAAATTATATGAAAATAAAATAGAAGTTCACTTTATGAGAGACCCAACAAGAGGAGGTGTTCAGGGAGTTTTAAATGAAATTGCAAGGGAATCAGGTTTTGATATAATTCTTTTTGAAGAAAAAATCCCTGTTACAGATGAAGTAAAAGGACTTTCTGAAATACTTGGGATAGATCCACTTTTAATGGCAAATGAGGGGAAAATGATATTCTTTGTAAAAAGAAAAGATGCAGAAAAGGCAGTTGAAATATTAAGGAAATGTGAAAAAGGAAAAGATAGTGAAATAATAGGTGAAGTAAAAGAAAAAAAAGATAAAGGCATCCTTAAATTAAAAACAAAATTAGGTGTTACAAGAATTCTTGATATGCCCTACTCTGATCCCTTACCAAGAATCTGCTGA